One Nicotiana sylvestris chromosome 12, ASM39365v2, whole genome shotgun sequence genomic window carries:
- the LOC138883182 gene encoding uncharacterized protein — protein sequence MAITTRSGKVLQGGSKQVVEVEESKHEVEVEEPSVVEVEKVPEELKVQQENREEEKDKVKETPKTPPPIPRPPPFHQRLARKMPGFAIYLKDLITKKRTNKNKVVNVTHRVSSIIATSTVQKKEDPGAFTIPYTIGAHDFARARCDNGASILLMPLSIYKQAGLGRPFLATGRALMDSEQNDKNFCVNDEEVTF from the exons ATGGCGATTACTACTCGGAGTGGGAAAGTACTACAAGGAGGGAGTAAACAAGTGGTTGAAGTTGAAGAGTCCAAACATGAAGTTGAGGTTGAAGAGCCAAGTGttgttgaagttgaaaaggttccgGAAGAGTTGAAAGTGCAACAAGAGAACCGGGAAGAGGAAAAGGACAAGGTAAAAGAGACACCAAAAACTCCAccacctattcctagacctcctccATTCCATCAAAGACTTGCTAGGaag ATGCCGGGTTTTGCTATatatttgaaagatttgattaCCAAGAAGAGGACCAACAAAAATAAAGTCGTGAATGTGACTCACcgggttagttccatcattgcaacatctaccgttcaaaagaaagaagacccgggagctttcaccattccttatACTATTGGGGCACATGATTTTGCAAGAGCCCGTTGTGACAATGGGGCTAGCATACTCTTGATGCCTCTTTCCATTTACAAGCAAGCGGGGTTAG GGAGACCATTCCTAGCCACAGGAAGAGCATTAATGGATTCGGAACAGAATGACAAAAACTTTTGTGTGAATGATGAAGAGGTCACATTCTAA